A single window of Coffea eugenioides isolate CCC68of chromosome 7, Ceug_1.0, whole genome shotgun sequence DNA harbors:
- the LOC113778218 gene encoding U6 small nuclear RNA (adenine-(43)-N(6))-methyltransferase-like has protein sequence MPSKKRKRVQERAAIHPRNKYSENPPDFGALASIYPSFKPYVFYSSRDGRPRIDWTDYNATRELTRVLLLHDHGLNWWIPDGQLCPTVPNRSNYIHWIEDLLSSDIIPDCRADGDAVKGFDIGTGANCIYPLLGASLLGWRFVVSDVTDVALEWAERNVTSNPHISELIEIRKVDNAKTIVEEKDLHGGLGRDNESIEDLGNTRAVMIGPEPSSSLELQSMVEKNYHGPPILAGVVKDEEKFDFCMCNPPFFETMEEAGLNPKTACGGTAQEMVCPGGEKAFITRIVEDSVQLKQSFRWYTSMIGRKSNLKILISRLREVGVTMVKTTEFVQGQTCRWGLAWSFVPPSRKIVSSSATEKNNLSFMLEGIQRQYSAIHVLQSVESFLCSCGASCKIDSTSFKIDVIASKDQCESILNTETQNIFATPSCPYELGMSNGPNDLQSSDLHLSISVFQQIPGTLLVKGFLHQKESTGVFFLIFQKLEEFLKQKFCRPKTSAEPSCSERKR, from the exons atgccgagcaagaagaggaagagagtTCAAGAAAGAGCGGCAATTCACCCTCGGAATAAATACTCCGAAAACCCGCCAGATTTCGGAGCCTTGGCGTCCATTTATCCCTCTTTCAAGCCTTACGTGTTCTACTCTTCTCGAGATGGTCGGCCCAGAATCGATTGGACTGATTACAATGCCACCCGTGAGCTCACCAGAGTCTTGCTTCTCCATGATCATGGCCTCAACTG GTGGATTCCTGATGGACAGCTTTGTCCTACTGTTCCTAACAGATCCAATTACATCCACTGGATAGAAGACCTCTTGTCATCAGACATTATCCCGGATTGTCGAGCTGATGGGGATGCTGTAAAGGGTTTTGACATAGGAACTGGGGCCAACTGTATTTATCCTCTTCTTGGTGCGTCTCTACTTGGTTGGAGATTTGTTGTTTCAG ATGTTACTGATGTTGCATTGGAGTGGGCTGAAAGAAATGTTACAAGTAATCCACATATCTctgaattgattgaaattagAAAAGTTGACAATGCAAAGACAATAGTTGAAGAGAAAGACTTGCATGGTGGACTTGGCAGAGATAACGAAAGCATTGAAGATTTGGGCAACACAAGAGCTGTTATGATAGGGCCTGAACCATCATCTTCTCTCGAGTTACAATCTATGGTTGAGAAGAATTATCATGGCCCACCGATACTTGCAGGTGTTGTTAAGGATGAGGAGAAATTTGACTTCTGCATGTGTAATCCTCCCTTCTTTGAGACAATGGAGGAAGCAGGATTGAATCCAAAGACTGCATGTGGTGGGACTGCACAGGAGATGGTTTGTCCTGGTGGGGAAAAAGCTTTCATTACTCGAATAGTTGAAGATAGTGTTCAATTAAAGCAATCTTTTCG GTGGTACACTTCAATGATTGGAAGAAAATCAAATCTGAAAATCCTAATATCCAGGCTTCGGGAAGTTGGAGTCACCATGGTGAAGACAACAGAATTTGTGCAAGGCCAAACTTGTAGATGGGGCCTTGCTTGGTCATTTGTACCTCCATCTAGGAAGATTGTATCATCCAGTGCTACTGAGAAGAATAACCTATCTTTCATGCTTGAG GGTATTCAGCGCCAATATAGTGCTATTCACGTGTTGCAATCAGTGGAGTCCTTTTTGTGCAGTTGTGGTGCTTCTTGCAAAATAGATTCCACCTCCTTCAAGATTGAT GTTATTGCTTCCAAAGATCAATGTGAGTCGATCCTTAACACTGAGACACAAAATATATTTGCCACTCCAAGCTGTCCATATGAATTGGGGATGTCAAATGGTCCAAATGACCTTCAATCCAGTGACCTGCACCTTAGCATTTCG GTCTTTCAGCAAATTCCAGGCACACTTCTAGTTAAAGGCTTTCTGCACCAGAAAGAAAGTACAG GGGTATTCTTCTTAATATTTCAGAAATTGGAAGAATTTTTGAAACAGAAATTTTGTAGACCAAAGACATCTGCTGAGCCTTCCTGCTCTGAGCGAAAGAGATAG
- the LOC113778509 gene encoding uncharacterized protein LOC113778509: MAGPSSHPKTLHLPLQTSSSLKSASSSAQLTSSKLKTILQSFIFSHLYRIVRALTKAKSIVIQVLKDIQLLQFIQLSVKKNSKNLKNKLFLGSFRMHYNWCSSHVVPAPMPKLEGYYSSKDWYYDSSWNTCEIPSTDSCEGLIGGAPDSSSQLAGYLKWLEERKDRNNHDQGNEIDMLADMFIANSHEKFRLEKQESYRRFQEMMDRSMS, translated from the coding sequence atgGCTGGTCCCTCCTCTCATCCAAAAACTCTCCACCTTCCTCTTCAGACCAGTTCCTCCCTAAAATCAGCTTCATCTTCTGCTCAACTGACTTCCTCCAAGCTCAAAACCATACTCCAATCCTTCATCTTCTCACACTTGTACCGCATTGTTCGTGCCCTCACCAAAGCAAAATCCATTGTCATTCAAGTTCTCAAAGATATTCAGCTGCTTCAGTTCATTCAACTGTCCGTGAAAAAGAACAGCAAGAATCTCAAGAACAAGCTGTTTCTGGGCTCATTTAGGATGCATTATAACTGGTGTTCTTCTCATGTCGTGCCTGCCCCCATGCCTAAGCTTGAAGGCTACTACTCATCCAAAGATTGGTACTATGATTCCTCGTGGAACACTTGCGAAATCCCATCAACAGATTCTTGTGAAGGACTCATTGGAGGTGCTCCAGATTCGTCTTCGCAGCTTGCAGGATATCTCAAATGGCTTGAGGAGAGAAAGGATCGTAACAATCATGATCAGGGCAATGAAATTGACATGCTGGCTGATATGTTCATTGCTAATAGCCATGAGAAGTTCAGGTTGGAGAAACAAGAGTCCTATAGGAGATTCCAAGAGATGATGGATAGAAGCATGTCATGA
- the LOC113778406 gene encoding zinc finger BED domain-containing protein RICESLEEPER 2-like — MYNSFQGSSSSPAMEQTNEDVEQLNYNEERADEMSEEEIEIIEDDGNEGGQQVDGDGGAGPFEKKQRKKKSSIWDEMTEVVLDNGTVKVKCNHCKELFTKSTTGATSQHKRHLTSCLQRKMAIGEQSKQKQQVLSFTEGGSDGITSITNFSYDHAKVRELASHMILAHEYPFSMMEHVVFNKFMKAVSPFYKKINRQTVKEDCMSTYTIEKRKLKSLLKGPGRISITTDLWKSGQKIQYMVVTGHFIDSDWVLQKRVLNFCNVPPPHTGVIIADALSKCFIDWGIENKVSSITVDNASYNDVCIRRLREDFSLRKRLSIGGKIFHVRCCAHILNLLVQDGLGQLGGVIDVVREGIKYLNNSESRLLEFAKIKKQLQLPSRKLILDCPTRWNSTYLMLASGLEFKDVFPRYADIDPGFHYVPTDFEWMKVEEVCKFLGIFHEITDMISGTEYPTSNIFLVELYRIKELLNEKALDPFEHIRAMAGSMSAKFDKYWGESNVLLSLGAILDPRYKMFLINHAFPVIYGEDAAPRFMAEIRDILYELYNEYVDCHVVSHSEQQRQVVKRRQNEGSTSSSKKQKMTAPAVLTGKEKFHMHVSEIDRAPPEKSDLDVYLEESRYACDARANLDVLGWWKGERLRFPILSRMAADILSVPVTTVASESTFSAGGRVIDDRRASMSVETVQMLLCGNDWIRSLHGLKNKSRESLDVAESITFEEVELPESFND, encoded by the exons ATGTACAACTCATTTCAAGGTTCATCATCAAGTCCTGCGATGGAGCAAACTAATGAAGACGTGGAACAATTGAATTACAACGAAGAAAGAGCTGATGAAATGAGTGAAGAAGAAATAGAAATAATAGAAGATGATGGCAATGAAGGAGGACAGCAAGTAGATGGAGATGGAGGAGCTGGTCCTTTTGAGAAAaagcaaaggaagaagaaatccAGCATATGGGATGAGATGACTGAAGTAGTGCTAGATAATGGGACGGTCAAAGTGAAGTGCAACCATTGCAAGGAGCTTTTCACCAAGAGTACAACCGGAGCCACATCTCAGCACAAGAGACACCTGACTTCTTGCCTCCAAAGAAAGATGGCCATTGGGGAGCAAAGCAAACAAAAGCAACAAGTGCTTTCATTCACCGAAGGTGGAAGTGATGGTATCACTTCCATCACAAATTTCTCGTATGATCATGCCAAGGTAAGAGAGCTTGCGTCACACATGATTCTTGCACATGAGTACCCATTTTCTATGATGGAGCATGTAGTTTTCAACAAATTCATGAAAGCAGTTTCTCCGTTTTATAAAAAGATTAATCGGCAGACTGTTAAGGAAGATTGTATGAGTACTTATACAATTGAAAAAAGGAAGCTGAAATCATTGTTGAAAGGTCCTGGTAGGATTAGTATTACAACTGATTTGTGGAAATCTGgtcaaaaaattcaatatatgGTTGTGACTGGTCATTTTATTGATTCTGATTGGGTGCTTCAAAAACGTGTGTTGAATTTTTGCAATGTTCCTCCTCCTCATACTGGAGTTATTATAGCTGATGCTCTAAGTAAGTGCTTCATTGATTGGGGGATTGAGAATAAGGTTTCTAGCATAACTGTTGATAATGCTTCATACAATGATGTGTGCATTAGGAGACTTAGAGAGGATTTTTCTCTAAGAAAGAGATTAAGTATTGGAGGAAAAATTTTTCATGTTAGATGTTGTGCACATATACTTAATCTCTTAGTGCAAGATGGTCTTGGTCAACTTGGTGGTGTGATTGATGTTGTTAGAGAAGGGATAAAATACTTGAACAATTCAGAATCTAGGCTTCTTGAATTTGCCAAAATTAAAAAACAGCTTCAGTTGCCCTCTAGAAAACTAATTTTGGACTGTCCAACAAGGTGGAATAGCACCTATTTGATGTTAGCTTCAGGTTTAGAGTTCAAGGATGTCTTTCCAAGATATGCAGACATAGACCCTGGATTTCACTATGTTCCTACTGATTTTGAGTGGATGAAAGTGGAAGAAGTGTGCAAATTTCTAGGAATATTTCATGAAATCACTGATATGATTTCCGGGACTGAGTATCCAACATCTAACATTTTTCTTGTGGAGCTCTATAGGATTAAAGAGCTTTTAAATGAAAAAGCTCTTGATCCTTTTGAGCATATTCGGGCAATGGCTGGAAGTATGTCTGCTAAATTTGATAAGTATTGGGGGGAAAGTAATGTGCTGCTATCTTTGGGTGCAATTTTGGATCCGAGATACAAAATGTTCCTTATTAATCATGCTTTTCCGGTGATTTATGGTGAGGATGCAGCTCCTAGATTCATGGCTGAGATTAGAGACATTCTTTATGAGCTTTACAATGAATATGTTGATTGTCATGTTGTTTCCCATTCTGAACAACAAAGGCAGGTTGTAAAAAGGAGACAAAATGAAGGTTCTACTTCTTCTAGTAAGAAACAGAAAATGACTGCACCCGCCGTTTTAACTGGCAAAGAAAAGTTTCACATGCATGTGAGTGAAATTGATAGGGCTCCACCAGAAAAATCAGATTTAGATGTTTATTTAGAGGAAAGTAGGTATGCTTGTGATGCAAGGGCAAATCTGGATGTTTTGGGTTGGTGGAAAGGAGAAAGATTGAGATTTCCCATCTTGTCGAGGATGGCTGCCGATATACTCTCCGTTCCTGTTACCACTGTGGCTTCAGAATCTACCTTCAGCGCTGGAGGGAGAGTAATTGATGATCGACGAGCTTCTATGTCGGTTGAGACGGTGCAAATGTTGCTTTGTGGCAACGATTGGATCCGCAGTCTTCATGGCCTAAAGAATAAGTCTCGT GAATCACTTGATGTGGCCGAATCAATCACATTTGAAGAAGTTGAACTTCCTGAATCATTCAATGACTAA
- the LOC113776722 gene encoding uncharacterized protein LOC113776722: MGRNRLEEERSCIYVLVQDALAKEFWFAIDLNAANRKDGCGGGRAGAGLCARKLEMRYPLQGVHLVTFGSYMTLIYGLGGDILVPDPSCCSLGRQKILRSIYFYDTANPARGWVRGPDMIATRREPRHQVVDGKLCVLGGIAFSDDELDCCDQPRYVWAEYLDLSLPFSDWKWHPVDVPPGDSGGLLSEWKSLSASKFPLMKGKFDPQRHVLAHIGWPQRITVCYDVHSKLLSRVSDSGALSSYSAHAMFVDGDYVFIPDATAVLAMGVFHDDKDTRSAPWFQGFVRGMYGNCGRLPPPRFRGICPEDPDAFLLVPIAPFKYATVWSPDLKEEPCDVRLSVFTVSPPASPRLNSTTLRARFEVSDEHLPLGLPLNVRVLAAVAVLPASLSRHDLSMDAVLTEASVEKGTSSMETD; this comes from the exons ATGGGGAGGAACAGGTTGGAGGAAGAAAGATCATGCATCTATGTTCTTGTCCAGGATGCTCTCGCAAAAGAGTTCTGGTTTGCAATTGATTTAAATGCTGCCAACAGGAAAGATGGCTGCGGCGGCGGGCGTGCAGGTGCTGGTCTTTGCGCTCGGAAACTGGAGATGCGATATCCACTCCAAGGCGTCCACCTTGTTACTTTCGGTTCATATATGACCCTGATTTACGGTTTGGGAGGCGATATCTTGGTGCCTGACCCATCGTGTTGTTCCCTTGGACGCCAGAAAATCTTGCGCTCCATCTACTTCTACGACACAGCAAATCCGGCAAGGGGGTGGGTCAGAGGTCCTGATATGATTGCAACCAGACGTGAGCCCCGTCACCAAGTAGTTGACGGCAAGCTTTGCGTGCTGGGAGGGATAGCCTTTTCTGATGATGAATTGGATTGTTGTGATCAACCTCGTTATGTATGGGCTGAGTATCTGGATTTGTCGCTGCCCTTTTCGGATTGGAAATGGCATCCAGTGGATGTACCACCTGGCGACTCTGGCGGCCTTCTTTCGGAGTGGAAATCTCTCTCAGCCTCTAAGTTTCCTCTGATGAAGGGAAAATTTGATCCCCAGCGCCACGTCTTGGCTCACATAGGTTGGCCTCAGCGAATTACTGTATGCTATGATGTCCATAGTAAATTATTGAGTAGAGTTTCTGATTCTGGTGCGCTGAGCTCGTATTCTGCGCATGCCATGTTTGTGGACGGCGACTACGTATTCATACCTGACGCAACAGCGGTGCTAGCCATGGGGGTGTTTCACGACGACAAAGACACGCGCTCAGCACCTTGGTTCCAGGGTTTTGTCCGGGGTATGTACGGAAATTGTGGTCGCCTTCCTCCTCCTCGTTTTCGCGGTATTTGTCCCGAAGACCCTGATGCATTTCTGCTCGTGCCAATTGCTCCCTTCAAATATGCTACGGTTTGGTCCCCTGATCTCAAGGAGGAACCCTGTGATGTTAGGCTGTCTGTGTTCACTGTTTCTCCTCCTGCCTCTCCTCGTCTCAATAGCACCACTTTGCGTGCTCGTTTTGAGGTATCAGATGAGCATCTTCCCCTGGGGTTGCCACTGAATGTACGCGTTTTGGCGGCTGTTGCAGT ACTCCCTGCTTCCCTGTCAAGGCATGATCTATCCATGGATGCTGTTTTGACAGAAGCATCAGTGGAGAAG GGGACCAGCAGTATGGAGACGGACTAG
- the LOC113776723 gene encoding protein FAR1-RELATED SEQUENCE 5-like: MDHNYQLANQEFVQFLRSHRSVNPADLEHAILMHGVGIRIPQIVDLQAYQAGGHNKMGYTEKDLRNAVDQFHRNALEVDSQSRLDYQYFGDVLVFDSTYRTNAYRKPLVILAGVNHHYVTTIFGCALIADETEDTYKWVLETFLEAMEKKTPISVVIDGDGAMRNAIKAVIPYACHRLCAWHLKRNVVANTNKGFVLDFDVAMDMFCSHEEFERRWHLPVEKHNLKDNQWVVDLYNKREKWAAAFLRGHFFAGMKSTQRSEQLNATAHK; the protein is encoded by the exons ATGGATCACAATTACCAATTGGCAAATCAAGAATTTGTACAATTTCTTCGATCACATAGGAGTGTCAACCCAGCAGACTTGGAGCATGCTATTTTGATGCATGGAGTTGGTATTCGAATTCCTCAAATAGTGGACCTTCAAGCTTACCAAGCTGGGGGCCACAACAAGATGGGATACACAGAAAAGGATCTACGAAATGCTGTTGACCAATTCCATAGGAATGCACTTGAAGTTG ATTCTCAATCTCGTTTGGATTACCAATATTTTGGTGATGTTCTTGTCTTTGACTCCACATACCGCACTAATGCTTATAGGAAGCCACTAGTAATTTTGGCCGGTGTAAATCATCACTATGTTACCACAATTTTTGGTTGTGCATTAATTGCTGATGAGACCGAGGACACATATAAGTGGGTATTAGAAACATTTTTGGAGGCCATGGAAAAAAAGACACCTATCTCAGTTGTCATTGATGGGGATGGTGCAATGAGAAATGCAATAAAGGCAGTCATTCCTTATGCCTGTCACCGATTATGTGCTTGGCATTTAAAAAGAAATGTTGTTGCCAATACAAATAAGGGGTTcgttcttgattttgatgtggCTATGGACATGTTTTGCAGCCATGAGGAGTTTGAGAGAAGGTGGCATTTGCCAGTTGAAAAACACAATTTGAAAGATAACCAATGGGTTGTGGATTTAtacaacaaaagggaaaaatgggCTGCTGCATTTTTGAGAGGACACTTTTTTGCTGGTATGAAATCAACCCAAAGATCAGAGCAATTGAATGCTACGGCGCACAAGTAG
- the LOC113776724 gene encoding uncharacterized protein LOC113776724, giving the protein MTVHIDELVQLSNKSAKFGGGISWRTIVDQLNKLSSDEIQLLTFDSIEDVREFYLCHSKMVGFGIRERDEKKDQKGIVTYKWWVCNREGFRNSKWLNLVNRKKEAKRLMRVGCLATIIVQWNKDI; this is encoded by the coding sequence ATGACAGTTCATATAGATGAGCTAGTACAGTTATCTAACAAATCGGCCAAgtttggtggtggtataagttGGAGAACCATTGTTGATCAGCTTAACAAAttatcttctgatgaaattcaACTATTAACATTTGATTCCATTGAAGATGTCAGAGAATTTTACCTATGTCATAGCAAAATGGTCGGTTTTGGTATTAGAGAACGTGATGAAAAGAAAGATCAGAAAGGTATTGTGACATACAAATGGTGGGTATGCAACAGAGAGGGCTTTAGAAATAGCAAATGGTTAAATTTAGTTAACCGTAAGAAAGAGGCAAAACGTCTTATGAGAGTTGGTTGTCTGGCAACTATAATTGTGCAATGGAATAAGGATATTTAG